A genomic stretch from Haloferax sp. Atlit-12N includes:
- a CDS encoding DUF6498-containing protein, protein MRPPSTRDSGVLAVLASNAVAPVGVLFLGWSPTVLFGVFVAEIAAVLCWTLVKIPFAAKRPNNAIGDGDRLFGPLQAKRGSVSLPGPLPPCYPRNVPTFLISAFLLVPLELGVAFLTFSLTDPVVTEEVAGQILLGGVGVFVGRGVETITGYFGAGGYRDHSPRSVLLPPFKLLFAVGLLMFVVGPFAVEFDNVAFLAVLVGLKLLYDLRALQLERSEKRGVFYRLYGSEETEIEPVPVEEPKRAPTYRTTPARAVALADAAYRSLRYTVTSGVLWCYGVAAALVFFGAWTFALAPLALAAAFGSLRGTSRYLATGAAEFRCYGDVLVVHDVLLGEPQARLERDAVTDVSVSTDAVDRLFGTETIRFETDADTGPDMQLTVPDPEEVNADDANANHPMTVPHVEDAAAVLDAFDGGGEAEAEAEAEAEAEAKSEAETEAETEADTETSVPNCDD, encoded by the coding sequence GTGCGCCCTCCTTCCACTCGCGACTCCGGCGTGCTCGCGGTCCTCGCCTCGAACGCCGTCGCGCCGGTCGGCGTCCTGTTCCTCGGGTGGTCCCCGACCGTGCTCTTCGGCGTGTTCGTCGCCGAAATCGCCGCCGTGCTGTGCTGGACGCTCGTGAAGATACCCTTCGCGGCCAAGCGCCCCAACAACGCCATCGGCGACGGCGACCGACTGTTCGGCCCGTTACAGGCCAAGAGAGGGTCGGTCTCGCTCCCCGGACCGCTCCCACCGTGTTACCCGCGGAACGTCCCGACGTTCCTCATCTCGGCGTTCCTGCTCGTCCCGCTCGAACTCGGCGTCGCGTTCCTCACGTTCAGCCTGACCGACCCGGTCGTCACCGAGGAGGTCGCCGGGCAAATCCTTCTGGGCGGCGTGGGCGTGTTCGTCGGACGGGGCGTCGAAACAATCACCGGCTACTTCGGGGCGGGTGGCTACCGCGACCACTCCCCTCGGTCGGTGCTCCTCCCCCCGTTCAAACTCCTGTTCGCCGTCGGACTGCTGATGTTCGTCGTCGGGCCGTTCGCAGTCGAGTTCGATAACGTCGCGTTCCTCGCGGTGCTCGTCGGCCTGAAACTCCTCTACGACCTCCGCGCGCTCCAACTCGAACGGAGCGAAAAGCGAGGCGTCTTCTACCGCCTCTACGGGAGCGAGGAGACGGAGATAGAACCAGTTCCGGTCGAGGAACCGAAAAGAGCGCCGACCTATCGAACCACGCCCGCTCGCGCGGTCGCCCTCGCCGATGCGGCCTACCGAAGCCTCCGGTACACGGTCACCAGCGGCGTGCTGTGGTGCTACGGCGTCGCCGCTGCGCTCGTCTTCTTCGGCGCGTGGACGTTCGCGCTCGCACCGCTCGCCCTCGCCGCCGCGTTCGGTTCCCTCCGGGGAACCTCCCGCTACCTCGCCACTGGGGCCGCCGAGTTCCGGTGCTACGGCGACGTGCTCGTCGTTCACGACGTGCTGTTGGGCGAACCCCAAGCCCGCCTCGAACGCGACGCCGTCACCGACGTCAGCGTGTCCACCGACGCCGTCGACCGCCTGTTCGGCACGGAGACGATACGGTTCGAGACGGACGCGGACACGGGGCCGGACATGCAACTCACCGTCCCCGACCCCGAGGAAGTCAACGCCGACGACGCGAACGCGAACCATCCGATGACGGTTCCCCACGTCGAAGACGCGGCGGCGGTGCTGGACGCCTTCGACGGCGGCGGCGAGGCTGAGGCTGAGGCTGAGGCTGAGGCTGAGGCTGAAGCCAAGTCAGAGGCCGAGACAGAAGCTGAGACCGAGGCCGATACCGAGACATCGGTTCCGAACTGCGACGACTGA
- a CDS encoding quinone-dependent dihydroorotate dehydrogenase has protein sequence MNPYHLAKPLLFSFPPETAHRTIHGLLATARGTPVEPLLERRYRVNDSRLATNAFGLDFPNPVGVAAGFDKNAEIPTVLSALGFGHVEVGGVTAEPQPGNPRPRMFRLPEDEALINRMGLNNEGADAVGERLAAGPHPDIPVGVNLALSEVTPTEEAPDDYRYTYERVADGADYFVVNVSCPNSEGFRDLQNRDSLEAILGTLVDAGADPLLVKLSPDLPDPAVEDALEVVDELGLDGIIASNTTTSRPDTLRNPNRAERGGLSGKPIEAEATNMIRFIADRTDVPIVGVGGVSDAESAYRKIRAGAEMVQLYTGMIYEGPSIARDINRGLLDLLDCDGFDDVADAVGSGL, from the coding sequence ATGAACCCTTATCACCTCGCCAAACCACTCCTCTTTTCGTTTCCACCGGAGACTGCCCACCGGACCATCCACGGACTGCTCGCGACCGCTCGCGGCACTCCGGTCGAACCGCTCTTAGAGCGGCGCTACCGCGTAAATGACTCCCGACTCGCGACGAACGCGTTCGGCCTCGACTTCCCGAACCCAGTCGGCGTCGCGGCCGGATTCGACAAGAACGCCGAGATACCCACCGTTCTTTCGGCGCTCGGCTTCGGCCACGTGGAAGTCGGCGGCGTCACCGCAGAACCCCAGCCCGGAAACCCGCGCCCCCGGATGTTCCGCCTCCCCGAAGACGAGGCGCTCATCAACCGCATGGGCCTCAACAACGAGGGCGCGGACGCGGTCGGAGAACGCCTCGCCGCCGGACCCCACCCGGACATCCCAGTCGGCGTCAACCTCGCGCTCTCGGAGGTGACGCCCACCGAGGAGGCCCCCGACGACTACCGCTACACCTACGAACGCGTCGCCGACGGCGCGGACTACTTCGTCGTCAACGTCTCGTGTCCCAACAGCGAGGGCTTCCGCGACCTGCAGAACCGCGACTCGCTCGAAGCGATTCTCGGGACGCTCGTCGACGCCGGCGCCGACCCGCTTCTCGTGAAACTCTCGCCGGACCTCCCGGACCCCGCCGTTGAGGACGCGCTCGAAGTCGTCGACGAACTCGGTCTCGACGGCATCATCGCCAGCAACACGACCACCTCGCGGCCCGACACCCTGCGGAACCCGAACCGTGCCGAACGCGGCGGCCTCTCCGGGAAACCCATCGAGGCCGAGGCCACGAACATGATTCGCTTCATCGCCGATCGGACCGACGTGCCCATCGTCGGCGTCGGCGGCGTCTCGGACGCCGAAAGCGCCTATCGGAAGATTCGCGCCGGGGCCGAGATGGTCCAACTCTACACGGGCATGATTTACGAAGGCCCGTCTATCGCCCGCGACATCAACCGCGGCCTCCTCGACCTGCTCGACTGCGACGGCTTCGACGACGTGGCCGACGCCGTCGGGTCGGGGCTGTAG
- a CDS encoding non-histone chromosomal MC1 family protein codes for MVREDGKRNFVLREEDGTETSVFSGSMPRQAALKAARRLDPAGSEDDAKSDAVEIQLREKGTDKVHIFDAWAWNSSAPEDKPGWMEGKITKGNVSKKGIEHLDE; via the coding sequence ATGGTACGCGAGGACGGTAAGCGGAACTTCGTGCTCCGAGAGGAGGACGGTACAGAGACGAGTGTGTTTTCGGGCAGTATGCCGAGACAAGCGGCGCTCAAGGCGGCCCGACGACTCGACCCCGCCGGGTCCGAAGACGACGCGAAGTCGGACGCGGTCGAGATTCAACTCCGGGAGAAGGGGACTGACAAGGTCCACATCTTCGACGCGTGGGCGTGGAACAGCAGCGCCCCCGAGGACAAGCCCGGCTGGATGGAAGGGAAGATCACCAAAGGAAACGTTTCTAAGAAAGGAATCGAGCACCTCGACGAGTAG